In one Corallococcus sp. EGB genomic region, the following are encoded:
- a CDS encoding endonuclease/exonuclease/phosphatase family protein: protein MSKSPRCNKARPVASPLWALLVLGLLTGCPLMASYPDEAGPRYGGDYRPVVPTATGAPSSVTVVTYNLAFAEHVTEAITSLSSPPLAGADVIAMQEMDAPSVERIAKELGLAYVYYPASVAKDGDDFGNAVLSRWPIIADKKINLPHDDPYHQQHRIGVAATVDIQGTPFQVVSVHGATPIVGLGARLDQAETVIHAVEGAAPSQVIAGDFNTSDPGSLKQTVKLFTDWGFTWASEGAGDTVDSIIGKLTLDSVFTRGLTPVARGVDERPSGSDHQPVWVRFAWP from the coding sequence ATGAGCAAGTCCCCGCGGTGCAACAAGGCTCGCCCGGTCGCTTCACCGCTGTGGGCCCTCCTGGTGCTCGGTCTGCTGACCGGGTGTCCGCTGATGGCCAGCTACCCCGACGAGGCCGGGCCTCGCTACGGCGGGGATTACCGGCCCGTCGTCCCCACCGCCACCGGGGCTCCCTCCTCGGTCACCGTGGTGACGTACAACCTCGCCTTCGCCGAGCACGTCACGGAGGCCATCACATCCCTGTCGAGCCCTCCGCTCGCGGGGGCGGATGTCATCGCGATGCAGGAGATGGACGCGCCCTCCGTGGAGCGGATCGCGAAGGAGCTGGGGCTGGCCTATGTCTATTACCCGGCCTCCGTGGCGAAGGACGGCGATGACTTCGGCAACGCGGTGTTGAGCCGCTGGCCCATCATCGCGGACAAGAAGATCAACCTTCCCCACGACGACCCGTATCACCAGCAACACCGCATCGGCGTCGCCGCGACGGTGGACATCCAGGGGACTCCCTTCCAGGTGGTCTCCGTGCACGGCGCGACGCCCATCGTCGGGTTGGGAGCGAGGCTGGACCAGGCGGAGACCGTCATCCACGCGGTGGAAGGCGCGGCGCCGTCGCAGGTCATCGCAGGTGACTTCAACACCTCCGACCCGGGCAGCCTCAAGCAGACCGTGAAGCTGTTCACGGACTGGGGCTTCACCTGGGCCTCCGAGGGCGCGGGGGACACCGTGGACTCCATCATCGGCAAGCTGACGCTCGACTCCGTCTTCACCAGGGGGCTCACTCCGGTGGCGCGCGGCGTGGACGAGCGTCCTTCCGGGAGTGATCACCAGCCGGTGTGGGTGCGCTTCGCATGGCCGTGA
- a CDS encoding DUF1361 domain-containing protein: protein MSRPPSPPCGHGLLPAIVCSMLAVDLLAVRLDWSERASYAFLSWNLFLAWAPYTLALVARVLMARGLDRPWLLTPLALGWLALFPNAPYLVTDFIHLRQRPVVPLWFDAALLALFAAIGWMLGLLSLEIWKRWLEERWGRKAAWAFVAVTSVLCGYGIYLGRVERWNSWDVLSEPGRLLAAMASHVRDPLAHRALPPVTLFFALLVPLSYAAYEALAARRFRQRAPPEPGCDMRSERDWPARKD from the coding sequence ATGTCCAGACCTCCTTCCCCCCCGTGCGGCCATGGCCTGCTGCCCGCGATTGTCTGCAGCATGCTCGCGGTGGACCTGCTGGCCGTCCGGCTCGACTGGAGCGAGCGCGCCAGCTACGCCTTCCTGTCGTGGAACCTGTTCCTCGCGTGGGCGCCCTACACCCTGGCCCTGGTCGCGCGGGTGCTCATGGCGCGAGGCCTGGACCGGCCGTGGCTCCTGACACCGCTGGCGTTGGGCTGGCTCGCGCTGTTTCCCAACGCGCCCTACCTCGTCACGGACTTCATCCACCTGCGTCAGCGGCCCGTGGTTCCGCTCTGGTTCGACGCCGCCCTGCTGGCCCTGTTCGCCGCCATCGGGTGGATGCTGGGCCTGCTGTCATTGGAAATCTGGAAGCGGTGGCTGGAGGAGCGCTGGGGACGCAAGGCGGCGTGGGCCTTCGTCGCCGTCACGTCCGTCCTGTGTGGCTATGGCATCTACCTGGGCCGGGTGGAGCGCTGGAACAGCTGGGACGTGCTCTCGGAGCCGGGGCGCCTCCTCGCGGCCATGGCCTCACACGTGAGGGATCCGCTGGCCCACCGCGCCCTGCCCCCGGTCACGCTCTTCTTCGCCCTGCTCGTACCCCTGTCCTACGCCGCCTATGAGGCGCTCGCCGCCCGCCGGTTCCGCCAGCGCGCCCCACCGGAGCCCGGATGCGACATGCGCTCCGAAAGGGATTGGCCGGCACGGAAGGACTGA
- a CDS encoding VWD domain-containing protein — translation MRRHRLIASFPWPHIRPALGALVLATSLGAASAEAAALRVMPLGLGSGTVTATGINCTANPASDCDETYASTASVTLTATPSAGSTFAGWNIDLDADLTSTPDCTGTASTCTLTMNVARSVKPVFRLAAGTVNPIPVANASAITPEEIEAYLNDPINAATNTVARFISALPDEYRASPILMARSESLQTGTAEHPRLLLASKNARSVFSIGPAPHASYPGSHPDVIEYMQWDEATKNFRFHEIILTSIPQMGAIPPRSRHIEKDDVKCSSCHSTRNVLNRTGTPGTDGVPPGLVKTKNKPNWDPYDSWGGMLPFNRDRLYQGSVDTAAFRKLFNPWTWRTQPEVRRLIEQLRLQPPGRLPAGSPHLITRYRGGPGDGTPRFSFDTSAPVTTEPAPSGTATIATAYSFDGLAGTGALTTVPRGGASVTLFHDSPISSDEGRGVQLFDLLGGLDGSLNQRRIADELASHRWATGSVYVDPRPVALAITQGCLSINASLNTVQSTPAGLAVDQAFFTSRNGMSINALRANTLARTQSIPRRKADIEKLNLSRTGDVYLVTGTTVNGLIAQYGAATSASTDASLSRLRGEVFRRPIDNPGPDATVMGGILVDRERYNDNTDPVTLYRYFLEPLGVSVDKWSMGVRGRSRAYGFADVFSTYQSALQTELSASLTADPFPGLSAPYTCANLIPAVNASLASLPAANAVPTYTDVQRIFNKGCVECHGGLDYPPYKNHSTFLNLAEDQSSPGVSPLLAPFNKAVLYATSLAGPLYDRITRTSEDCPFGMMPCGGPPLSRTDIETIKRWILGGNPSTWGDPHLTTVDGVRYDFQGAGEYVLLRDLDLELQARHTPVQTEQPVGPDEHTGLTGCVSITTAVAARVGPHRISYQMNVEKPELLELRVDGKPVTLDKELLLPSGGRITSTPASGGIRIESPGGTRITITVDWWAHYHLWYMNIGVEQARATEGLLGPIAPGNWLPTLSDGSQLGALPGDLTDRHVGLYEKFGESWRVTKETSLFDYASGYSTASYTLRGWPEYKADQCRITKAPVGIPVVDPLKALPLEEAEALCKGVSEERRRECVQDVSSTGEPGFAGTFITTEKLGRNLPPESPALVSPQENTVTSSAATFKWKEAYDKDGDMVSYRHCVWNVNTRFTFAACTKVGAEQSRTATLEGGRDYFWKVLAEDGQGGTTESPTWRVTVK, via the coding sequence ATGAGACGTCACCGACTCATTGCTTCATTCCCCTGGCCCCACATCCGCCCAGCCCTGGGCGCGCTGGTCCTCGCAACCTCCCTGGGCGCGGCGAGCGCCGAAGCCGCGGCGCTCCGGGTCATGCCCCTGGGGCTTGGCTCCGGCACCGTCACGGCGACGGGCATCAACTGCACCGCCAACCCGGCCAGCGACTGTGACGAGACGTACGCATCCACCGCCAGCGTCACCCTCACCGCCACGCCGTCCGCGGGCTCCACCTTCGCGGGCTGGAACATCGACCTGGACGCGGACCTGACGTCCACACCGGACTGCACGGGAACGGCCAGCACCTGCACCCTGACCATGAACGTGGCGCGCTCCGTGAAGCCGGTCTTCCGGCTCGCCGCGGGCACCGTCAATCCCATCCCCGTCGCCAACGCCAGCGCCATCACGCCGGAGGAGATCGAGGCGTACCTCAACGACCCCATCAACGCGGCGACGAACACCGTGGCCCGCTTCATCAGCGCCCTGCCGGACGAGTACCGGGCCAGCCCCATCCTGATGGCGCGCTCGGAGAGCCTCCAGACGGGGACGGCGGAGCACCCGCGCCTCCTGCTCGCCAGCAAGAACGCCCGGTCCGTCTTCTCCATCGGGCCCGCGCCGCACGCGTCCTATCCGGGCTCGCATCCGGACGTCATCGAGTACATGCAGTGGGACGAGGCGACGAAGAACTTCCGCTTCCATGAGATCATCCTCACGTCCATCCCGCAGATGGGCGCCATCCCTCCTCGCTCGCGCCACATCGAGAAGGATGACGTGAAGTGCTCGAGCTGCCACTCGACGCGCAACGTGCTCAACCGCACGGGCACTCCTGGGACGGACGGCGTTCCGCCGGGCCTCGTCAAGACGAAGAACAAGCCCAACTGGGACCCGTACGACAGCTGGGGCGGGATGCTCCCCTTCAACCGGGACCGGCTCTACCAGGGCTCGGTGGACACCGCCGCGTTCCGCAAGCTCTTCAATCCCTGGACGTGGCGGACACAGCCCGAGGTGCGGCGGCTCATCGAACAGCTGCGGCTGCAGCCGCCGGGACGGCTGCCCGCGGGCAGCCCCCACCTCATCACGCGCTACCGGGGCGGCCCCGGCGACGGCACGCCCCGCTTCTCCTTCGACACGTCGGCCCCGGTGACGACGGAGCCCGCACCGTCGGGGACCGCGACCATCGCGACGGCGTACTCCTTCGACGGGCTGGCGGGCACCGGCGCGCTCACGACCGTTCCCCGGGGCGGCGCGTCCGTCACACTGTTCCATGACTCGCCCATCTCCTCTGACGAAGGGCGCGGCGTGCAGCTGTTCGACCTGCTGGGCGGCCTGGACGGCAGCCTCAACCAGCGGCGGATCGCCGACGAGCTCGCCAGCCATCGCTGGGCGACCGGCAGCGTGTACGTCGACCCGCGCCCGGTGGCCCTGGCCATCACCCAGGGCTGCCTCAGCATCAACGCGTCGCTGAACACGGTGCAGAGCACCCCCGCGGGCCTGGCGGTGGACCAGGCGTTCTTCACGTCGCGCAACGGCATGAGCATCAATGCCCTGCGCGCGAACACCCTGGCGCGCACCCAGAGCATCCCGCGCCGCAAGGCCGATATCGAAAAGCTCAACCTGAGCCGCACGGGCGACGTGTACCTGGTGACCGGAACGACCGTGAATGGCCTCATCGCGCAGTACGGCGCGGCGACCAGCGCGTCGACGGATGCGTCGCTGTCCCGGCTGCGGGGCGAGGTGTTCCGCCGCCCCATCGACAATCCGGGCCCCGACGCGACGGTCATGGGCGGCATCCTCGTGGACCGCGAGCGGTACAACGACAACACCGATCCGGTGACGCTCTATCGATACTTCCTGGAGCCGCTGGGCGTGTCGGTGGACAAGTGGTCCATGGGCGTGCGTGGCCGCTCGCGCGCCTACGGCTTCGCGGACGTGTTCAGCACGTACCAGAGCGCCCTCCAGACGGAGCTCTCCGCCAGCCTGACGGCGGACCCCTTCCCCGGCCTGTCAGCGCCCTACACCTGCGCCAACCTGATTCCGGCGGTGAACGCCTCGCTGGCCTCGCTGCCGGCCGCGAACGCCGTCCCGACGTACACGGACGTGCAGCGCATCTTCAACAAGGGCTGCGTCGAGTGCCACGGCGGGCTGGACTACCCGCCGTACAAGAACCACAGCACCTTCCTGAACCTGGCCGAGGACCAGAGCAGCCCGGGCGTGAGCCCGCTCCTGGCGCCGTTCAACAAGGCCGTCCTCTACGCCACCAGCCTCGCGGGCCCGCTGTATGACCGCATCACCCGCACGTCCGAGGACTGCCCGTTCGGGATGATGCCGTGTGGGGGCCCGCCGCTGAGCAGGACGGACATCGAAACCATCAAGCGGTGGATCCTGGGCGGCAATCCCTCCACGTGGGGCGACCCGCACCTGACGACGGTGGACGGCGTGCGCTACGACTTCCAGGGCGCGGGCGAGTACGTGCTGCTGCGCGACCTGGACCTGGAGCTCCAGGCGCGCCACACGCCGGTGCAGACCGAGCAGCCCGTGGGGCCGGATGAGCACACCGGCCTGACGGGCTGCGTGAGCATCACCACGGCGGTGGCGGCGCGCGTGGGCCCGCATCGCATCAGCTACCAGATGAACGTGGAGAAGCCGGAGCTGCTGGAGCTGCGCGTCGACGGCAAGCCGGTGACGTTGGACAAGGAGCTGCTGCTGCCCTCCGGAGGACGCATCACGTCCACGCCCGCGAGCGGCGGCATCCGCATCGAGTCACCGGGAGGCACGCGCATCACCATCACGGTGGATTGGTGGGCGCACTATCACCTCTGGTACATGAACATCGGCGTGGAGCAGGCGCGCGCCACGGAGGGCCTGCTGGGCCCCATCGCCCCGGGCAACTGGCTGCCCACGCTGTCGGATGGGTCGCAGCTGGGGGCGCTCCCCGGGGACCTGACGGACCGGCACGTCGGGCTGTACGAGAAGTTCGGCGAGTCCTGGCGGGTGACGAAGGAGACGTCCCTCTTCGACTACGCCTCCGGGTACTCCACCGCGTCGTACACGCTGCGCGGCTGGCCGGAATACAAGGCGGACCAGTGCCGCATCACGAAGGCGCCCGTGGGCATTCCGGTGGTGGATCCGCTGAAGGCCCTCCCGCTGGAGGAGGCGGAGGCGCTGTGCAAGGGCGTGTCGGAGGAGCGCCGGCGCGAGTGCGTACAGGACGTGTCATCGACGGGTGAGCCGGGCTTCGCCGGCACGTTCATCACCACGGAGAAGCTGGGCCGGAACCTGCCGCCCGAGTCGCCGGCGCTGGTGTCGCCGCAGGAGAACACCGTCACGTCGTCGGCGGCGACCTTCAAGTGGAAGGAGGCGTACGACAAGGACGGCGACATGGTCTCCTACCGGCACTGCGTCTGGAACGTGAACACGCGCTTCACCTTCGCCGCCTGCACCAAGGTGGGGGCCGAGCAGTCCAGGACGGCGACGCTGGAGGGCGGCCGGGACTACTTCTGGAAGGTCCTCGCCGAGGACGGCCAGGGTGGCACCACGGAGAGCCCCACCTGGCGGGTGACGGTGAAGTAG
- a CDS encoding TonB family protein, with protein sequence MSLNLNARSALAAASLLLGTPALAQAPQAGAPPAEAAPPAQAQPVMTKPPELLRQVEAPYPPEALAEGLTASVRLIITIAADGSVSDVLPTEPAGHGFDEAAIEAVRQFRFSPAEVDGVPAPVQVEYVYHFTLNAPPEQAPTTEQAPEARTATLKGQLISRGSRSRVAGATVRCGDDPEAPEAVSDADGRFSLEVPPGECAVRVVASGYQLYQTKELLQENETTEVNFFLAPSGGALETVVRSERPKKEVVRRTITRQEAQRTPGTFGDPIRVIQTLPGVARAPFISGELLVRGSNPGQTATMMDGVRIPLLFHLLGGPSVVNAEFIDQLDFFPGGYGSQYGRAVGGIVEVGTRKGAADTFHGAAKVDLLDAGFFLEAPVTDGVSVAAAARRSYIDALLPAVLPKDEGSTLSVVPRYWDYQVRVDFGAKREARSEEEAQSLAGGGRSTGYVMAFGSDDQLRLVSSGPETERDLTVDTHTLFHRIKGDWTYRKGNLTSVFTPYVGYDGTSFKFGSAKQDGVGYTVGAREVLGLELSPAVTVRTGLDLVYEHQSFDVEFPAPENFEYVAFPGAESVGELLVEHIGLGSFDGALFVEADWKVGRFTFTPGLRANYQRAGDARNVALDPRLWVAFNATERTQLKGSLGLYSQPGETFRFITLPYGNPDLAYQRAFQSSLGVEHRLTDVFNVDVTGFFNRRFSNIVAPGQIVSLPGGGVFQVPYSNDGIGRALGVEVMVKKQRASATDKWSGWLSYTFSQSLDGRAGRVPERSGDFGGFGPTGDDTAYGLSPFDQTHILTLVSNYVLGNGWELGGRFRYTTGRPTTPLDHTFDVYQVDRNRFSGTYGPYASARMRGFHQLDVRVDKSWQFQRWTLGLYLDVQNLYNAKNTEFTFNDYRQRREYEVPGIPILPVVGVKGSF encoded by the coding sequence ATGTCCCTGAACCTGAACGCCCGAAGCGCGCTCGCCGCGGCCTCGCTCCTGCTGGGAACTCCTGCGCTGGCGCAGGCGCCGCAGGCCGGCGCGCCGCCCGCGGAAGCGGCCCCGCCCGCGCAGGCCCAGCCGGTGATGACGAAGCCTCCGGAGCTGCTGCGGCAGGTGGAGGCCCCCTACCCGCCTGAAGCGCTCGCGGAAGGGCTCACCGCCTCCGTGCGCCTCATCATCACCATCGCCGCGGACGGCTCCGTGTCGGACGTGCTGCCCACGGAGCCCGCGGGCCACGGCTTCGACGAGGCGGCCATCGAGGCGGTGCGCCAGTTCCGCTTCTCTCCGGCGGAGGTGGACGGGGTGCCCGCGCCCGTGCAGGTGGAGTACGTCTACCACTTCACCCTCAACGCTCCCCCCGAGCAGGCCCCCACGACGGAGCAGGCCCCGGAGGCGAGGACGGCGACGCTCAAGGGCCAGCTCATCTCCCGCGGCAGCCGCTCGCGCGTGGCCGGAGCCACCGTGCGCTGCGGTGACGACCCGGAGGCCCCCGAGGCCGTGTCGGACGCGGACGGCCGCTTCAGCCTGGAGGTGCCCCCGGGCGAGTGCGCCGTGCGCGTGGTGGCGTCCGGCTACCAGCTCTACCAGACCAAGGAGCTGCTCCAGGAGAACGAGACGACGGAGGTGAACTTCTTCCTCGCCCCGTCCGGCGGCGCGCTGGAGACGGTGGTGCGCTCCGAGCGGCCGAAGAAGGAGGTCGTGCGCCGCACCATCACGCGCCAGGAGGCGCAGCGGACGCCGGGCACCTTCGGAGACCCCATCCGCGTCATCCAGACCCTGCCGGGCGTGGCGCGCGCGCCGTTCATCTCCGGCGAGCTGCTGGTGCGCGGCTCCAACCCCGGCCAGACGGCGACGATGATGGACGGGGTCCGCATCCCCCTCCTCTTCCACCTCCTCGGCGGCCCCTCGGTGGTGAACGCCGAGTTCATCGACCAGCTCGACTTCTTCCCGGGCGGCTACGGCAGCCAGTACGGCCGCGCGGTGGGCGGCATCGTGGAGGTGGGCACGCGCAAGGGCGCCGCCGACACGTTCCATGGCGCGGCGAAGGTGGACCTGCTGGACGCGGGCTTCTTCCTGGAGGCCCCCGTGACGGACGGCGTCAGCGTGGCCGCCGCCGCGCGGCGCTCGTACATCGACGCGCTCCTGCCCGCCGTCCTCCCCAAGGACGAGGGCAGCACGCTGTCCGTGGTGCCGCGCTACTGGGACTACCAGGTGCGCGTGGACTTCGGCGCGAAGCGGGAGGCCCGCTCGGAGGAGGAGGCGCAGTCGCTGGCGGGCGGCGGGCGCAGCACCGGCTACGTCATGGCCTTCGGCAGTGATGATCAGCTGCGCCTGGTGTCCTCCGGCCCGGAGACCGAGCGCGACCTGACGGTGGACACGCACACCCTCTTCCACCGCATCAAGGGTGACTGGACGTACCGCAAGGGCAACCTCACCTCCGTCTTCACGCCCTACGTGGGCTACGACGGCACCAGCTTCAAGTTCGGCTCCGCCAAGCAGGACGGCGTGGGCTACACCGTGGGCGCGCGCGAGGTGCTGGGCCTGGAGCTGTCCCCCGCCGTCACGGTGCGCACGGGCCTGGACCTGGTGTACGAGCACCAGTCCTTCGACGTGGAGTTCCCCGCCCCGGAGAACTTCGAGTATGTGGCCTTCCCCGGCGCCGAGTCCGTGGGCGAGCTGCTGGTGGAGCACATTGGCCTGGGCTCCTTCGACGGCGCGCTCTTCGTGGAGGCGGACTGGAAGGTGGGGCGGTTCACCTTCACCCCCGGGCTGCGCGCCAACTACCAGCGCGCGGGCGACGCCCGGAACGTGGCGTTGGATCCCCGGCTGTGGGTGGCCTTCAACGCCACCGAGCGCACCCAGCTCAAGGGCTCGCTCGGCCTCTACAGCCAGCCGGGTGAGACGTTCCGCTTCATCACGCTGCCGTACGGCAACCCGGACCTCGCGTACCAGCGCGCGTTCCAGAGCAGCCTGGGCGTGGAGCACCGCCTGACCGACGTCTTCAACGTCGACGTGACGGGCTTCTTCAACCGCCGCTTCAGCAACATCGTGGCGCCCGGGCAGATCGTCTCGCTCCCCGGAGGCGGCGTGTTCCAGGTGCCGTACTCCAACGACGGCATCGGCCGCGCCCTGGGCGTGGAGGTGATGGTGAAGAAGCAGCGCGCGTCCGCGACGGACAAGTGGTCCGGCTGGTTGTCGTACACCTTCAGCCAGTCGCTCGACGGGCGCGCGGGCCGCGTCCCCGAAAGGAGCGGAGACTTCGGAGGCTTCGGTCCCACCGGCGACGATACGGCGTACGGCCTCAGCCCCTTCGACCAGACGCACATCCTCACGCTGGTGAGCAACTACGTGCTGGGCAACGGCTGGGAGCTGGGCGGGCGCTTCCGCTACACCACCGGCCGCCCCACGACGCCGCTCGACCACACGTTTGACGTGTACCAGGTGGACCGCAACCGCTTCAGCGGCACGTACGGCCCCTACGCGTCGGCGCGAATGCGCGGCTTCCACCAGCTGGACGTGCGGGTGGACAAGAGCTGGCAGTTCCAGCGCTGGACGCTGGGGCTCTACCTGGACGTGCAGAACCTCTACAACGCGAAGAACACCGAGTTCACGTTCAACGACTACCGGCAGCGCCGCGAGTACGAGGTGCCCGGCATCCCCATCCTCCCCGTGGTGGGCGTGAAAGGAAGCTTCTGA
- a CDS encoding bifunctional 2-polyprenyl-6-hydroxyphenol methylase/3-demethylubiquinol 3-O-methyltransferase UbiG, with product MGITLSPREYATAFHLLAAAARHPRNIHQLVTERLLPGFSAHPTLLDVGAGAGKVAERLAPHFASLTLLEPHPEQSAGFHHEKAKVLPVTLERYDAQDRYDLVVCSHVLYHVAVSEWGGFIDRLLGFVRPGGACLIVMAASRGPTHAMCREFSSTLYFSEHVVTELQRKQLRHEAVATMSGFAAKTFEEMHTLCRFLVLEGCFTAAQLAAMSPEEARQLDARIRVHAERCLQPDGTYRLEQDEDVILIPR from the coding sequence ATGGGAATCACGTTGTCACCGCGGGAGTACGCCACGGCATTCCACCTGCTCGCGGCGGCCGCGCGGCATCCGCGAAACATCCACCAGCTCGTCACGGAGCGGCTGTTGCCAGGGTTTTCCGCGCACCCCACCCTGCTGGACGTGGGCGCGGGAGCGGGCAAGGTGGCGGAACGGCTCGCGCCGCATTTCGCTTCACTCACCCTGCTCGAACCCCACCCCGAGCAGAGCGCCGGCTTCCATCATGAGAAGGCGAAGGTCCTCCCGGTCACCCTGGAGCGCTACGACGCCCAGGACCGGTATGACCTGGTCGTCTGCTCACACGTCCTGTACCACGTGGCTGTCTCGGAGTGGGGCGGCTTCATTGACAGACTCCTGGGCTTCGTGCGCCCGGGAGGAGCCTGTCTCATCGTGATGGCCGCCTCCCGCGGCCCGACTCATGCGATGTGCCGGGAGTTCTCCAGCACCCTGTACTTCAGCGAGCACGTCGTCACGGAGCTGCAACGCAAGCAATTGCGTCACGAGGCGGTCGCGACGATGAGCGGGTTCGCCGCGAAGACCTTCGAGGAGATGCACACGCTCTGCCGCTTCCTCGTGCTGGAAGGGTGCTTCACGGCCGCGCAGCTGGCGGCCATGAGCCCGGAAGAGGCACGACAGCTGGATGCGCGAATCCGCGTGCACGCCGAGCGTTGCCTGCAACCGGACGGAACGTACCGGCTGGAGCAGGATGAAGACGTCATCCTCATCCCCCGGTAG